The genomic interval CTTTTGACAGATTCAAGAAACATGTTTCATCGCTCAAAAACCAAAAGCTCACGAAGGAATTCAGACTCTATATGCCTGCCTCAAAAAAGTATCATAGGCAGgattaaatgtatatatgttattcaatgatacatgaataaaataattttcatcttGTGGTAGTTtctttttgtgtattttgttttttaggaCAGTGAATGCACTAAAAAGGGGTAGAAACTCTAGTAGACCAACGAAGCCTAGTACTAAAGCGCGAAAGCATGAGAACAATCCAAAAATCAAAGCATGAAGTCGCCAGAACCATCCAAAAATCAAAACGTGAAAATGCGAGAACAGTTCAAGAACCGAAATGCGAAGGTACGATAACAATCCAAAAATCAAAGCGTAAAGGCGTGAGAATGATCTAAAAGTCGAAGCGCGTAGGCGTGAGAACgatttaaaaattgaagagcGAATGTGTAAGAACAGTCcaaaaattgaaacatgaaGGCACGAGAATAGTTCAAAAGCTAAAGCGTATAGGCGCGAGAACAGtccaaaaattaaagtacaaaGGCATGAGAATGGTTCAAAAATTGAAGTGCCAAAGTGTGAGAATGGTCCAAGAGTTGAAACACGTAGGCATGAGAACGATCCAAGAACCAAAGTGCGAAGACACGAGAACGATCCAAAATTCAAAGCACTAAAGCATGGGAATGGTCTAAAAATTGAAGCGTGAAAGCATGAAAACGATTCAAGAAATTGAAGATAACACAAGAATCGTTATAATTATAAAGGGTAAACCTACTGTCAAGAGTGCAGAATGTGTGAGATTAGATTACAAATCAAAAATGCTAAAAGTACAAAAATGATCTAGGATAACCCAGAATCAAAGGTGATAGATATGCAAGAACGATTAACCATAAACTCAAGTCGAAAAACACAAAATGCATGATActggattaaaataaaaaatatagaagtgCAAGTTCATCGTCAACAAAGAACTAAAGAGCATCGGAGCAAGCATAATGCTTATCATATGCTATTAAAAGACTGGGGAGAGAGGCACGACACCTCCTTCCTAGCGAAAGCAAAGTGTAAGCAGCAAAATGTTTGAATGATTCACGATTCAAAAACTAaactacaaaattttatatattatgtgaGCTACTAACATGTTAAACAAAGAAACAAGCACAAACCAAGAATGAAAAGCACATAAAGCATAAGAACAACATAGAAAATTGAAGAACGAAATTATGAAAATGATCTAAGGCAAACTCGACGTAAAAAAGTATGGGGATGCACGAACATAATTCCATGATCATCATTCGAGGAAAAAGGAAGTCAGAAGCACAGacagattacaaagaagattgTTAAGATGTTTGAGAATTACCTGCATTAATGGACGAATGACTCACCTTAAACACACGTGAATGATAAGATGCCCACGAGCCCTCATGACGTTTAGACACGAACAAATGCATCGTCAAAGCCAAAGGACTGGGAAGCGGTGGTACAATTCTCCTTAATGTGAAGTCTTATAACAAACTAATCGACCCAATGGATTGAGAAACGATGAAGGAATATTTTTAAATGCATGAACATTATCAATAAAATCCCACAACAAAACAGTCCACCAGAAAGATTTGGGAAATACGAAAAAGTCTTCCAAACAATGTCCTGTGATAACACCAATTTTCCCCAAAAGAGTTGGGATGTAGTTTACATAAATATGCATTACTAGAAAAACGAAGCAAGCAAAATGAATAGATAGTAGTGTCAACAAACAACAAAGTCAATACAAAAAGAAAGTTTTACAAAGAAGAAATCATTAcaccaaaaggaaaaaatgtttgtacaacacaaaataaaatcGAAAGGGAATAAAGACAGCTCAAGAAACAATTATAACATCGAAAAGATCTACAACTCGAAGTGGAGAAAGAGCCaaatatatagaaaaagaaGTTGGGGCACTACTTACATCAATATCTAAACCCGAAAGGGCGTCAATCTACACAAGAGCTCTTGGCCCGCATTCATACTACTCCCAAGAACTCGTTTGACTCTTTTAAAAGTTAAGGAttacttgacaaaatacttgaAGAAATACCTTATAGAggattaaaacataaaaaaaaaaaatagaaataactcCAAGAAGAGCTATAGAGGCCAAGTTTCATTAACATGAGAGATATGAACAAACTTCCGAAAAATTGGCAACAACAATGATGGATCAGGAAGAAGAAGTAAGGGTAGACCATAACACAGTCTACTCTTTCATCtgaaaaatttgaatgaaagaGTGAGAATcaattgttgtgtcataggCAAAATCCTATTAAAAGCTTTAAAAAgcctaaaataacattttgggaTAAAATAGTGTAAATTTCCCTTTAATTGGGGTGTTTCACGCAACGTACAAACTAGATCACTTTAACATTTACATATGCCTTTGAGagtctcattaaaaggataGACATTATCTTTTAGGAATCctaataaagaaatttaattttgataagatattgaaatatttggataaacatcatttataaaaaattcaaaaccaatgagatttaagattttttaattctcctctataaataagcagacatttattttagaaaaattatgtCTCTAATACTGGTGTGAATTCTACTCTATAATTTTTAGCATTCTCAGTGTTTGATTTAATCATCAAAGTGTTTGTACAGGAACCTCTTACACCTTCTGACAGTTTTCTTCCATGCAGATTTGGGCGGAACGACAATGacattctcaattaaataaatttattattatattttaaaaacacctttaaacataaaaattatactcaaaataaataaatttaaaacctAACAATGAACATTATTAGGTTATTTAAATTTCTAACCCGATGATGGTGCTAGTATTAATGATCCATTGACTGTATTAATGGCAAGGgagattttcataattttttaaaatgaaggGGAAGTACCTTTAATTTGACCCAATCTTAGTGGAGGCGAGTGTAATTTACTCAAATTTTTGGAATCATTTATCCGGAAGGAGTAACGAACTTTGAAAAGGATGATCCAGAAGAATTCCCCAATCCAATTTCACAGTACTTGTAGGAACTGAAAATTTTTGACAGCTTCAATTCACTCCTAGCAAGTCCCAAATCAAACCCTAGAAACTGAAATGCTTATCCAATCCGCCATTTCACCCGCTCCGCAACACTTCCCACTTGCGTGGCACGGTTCCATTGCCATTCCATCCATTCGAACGCCCAAGCACCCTGCTTCCTGCTCGGTCCACGTCTATGGAGCCGACCTGAATAAGGATCGGCTAATACCAACAAGCCCCAAGTTCAGGCGCCACAAATCCTTGCTTCAGGTAACTTCTCTACGTgtaatttgtttcatttgattgCCTGCTCCATCGATGCTGTGCGCATTGAGCAAATATgtttaatatttcttttctttttctgaagAAATTTTGAACATCAAGAAATGAGTCCTCTGTGttgtttttttaatcaaatatatttaatcACCTTGTGTTTTTGGAAACGAAGGGATGGATGTTAGCGATTCAGCTGAGAATTTGTGAGAATAAGCAAATATAATGTGCTATCATGCCCAGGGACTACATAGGAAATTGGCCAGCTTCCACAAGGAAGAGGGTGGTGGTAGGGATAGAATTTGGGGGAGGGATAAACTGCTAAATtgcagaaaagaaagaaaggagaagagcaGTAGAAGATCTGCAAAATTTAGAGAGAAGGCAAGTTGGATACTTTGTATTAATTCTCGGTCTTTATTCATTAAAGTGAGTCTATATTTATAGACTTAGTGCCATGAAAAGATAATCAACAAAGCATAAAAATAGGGAAACAACTACCACTATCTACCAGAAATCCTAAAATGCAGCAAACATTAAGCTTATTCTACTAACCCACAACAAATAATCTAAACATATTTGACCAAGTCTTGCTGCTGGTTTTCATCAACCCACGAAGCCTGCTTCATGTGTTGCATGGCATTTGCACGTATCAGGTGGGTGGCAGAAATTGTTCAACTGCCATCTCAAAGGTTACGATAATTATTTCATGATTGATACAACAGAGCAagtagttttcatttttatgctTTAGTTTTTTCTCATCATGGGGTTTTTCTTCCAACTGTTAGAATCTATATATGTAAAACGGCTTATCAACTGTACTGCTGTTTGTGAAGAACTGTatgtttaataatttgtttaaatAGGAATATAATTACATTTGATTCTCTGGAGAGCCTTTACCTTTACTACAACAAGAATATGAGAACGGTTATTTTCAAGAATCTAGTCTTCACTATTTTATATCTTCTTATTGGTTTATTTTTGGAAGAAAATGCTTACTCCCTTCTTTCTTCTGCTTGAGACCATGTGAGCTACAAGGTCAATGGTTGAAGAAGAGACTCTTTCTTAAAGTTGTTTGTTACCTTGTTTGTTTCCCTATCCTCATTGTTTCCTGGGAAGAAATGGATTATAAGTGATTTTACCTGGAATCTTGTAGTTTAACATTACTTTTGTCATGGATGAATGCAGATACTTGGAAGGGAAACGAGAACTGGGTCAACCTTGATTTCAACAGATTTTGagggtattttctcattttttctaatCTTTTATTCATGCCACTCTGGTAAAGTAATAGTTTTCCGTTATGTCCTTATCTTGGGTAAAAAAAGGAAGGCTAAACTCCTAATTGAATCCTGAATCTGGTCCATGCTTCAGCCAATTCAATAGCTGTTCCCAGAGTGACTCATACTATTGAGACAACATAGCTTTAAACAGTAACCTCTTCTAAATTGAAGTCTTCACTGCCTTGCCCTTATCAACTTACTAATTAAGCTGCTTCCAGTGAAGGTAGCTCAGTAAACTAATGAGACTTGAAGTCTTTGTATCCTATTTAAACTGTTTTCAACTCTACCTGGATTGCTGGAATAGTCAGCTGTTTTACTACTATTCCATGAGCACGATGAAACCCATGTATAACGAATGTGTGATTTATCAAATAAGTGACAACATGTTTCTGTATAGCCTAAAGTATTTGGCTAAAGGCTACTTGCTTTCTGATCCTGTATAAAAGCTAAAATTATACTCTCAGGAACTTGGCCAAGGAATACTTCTTATTGATTTCAAGGATAGGAAAGTTGTTGAGAGAACATTAGTCTAATAACCAGGTGTTTATATAGACTTCCAACACCTTTTAGTTACACTAATCCCTGATTTTGCTCACAAAAACATAAAACGAATATCTTTTTTGCAGATCCTTGCTAACTCCTAAGAATTCGGTCAACTAATTGACTTGACTAACAAATATCTTGTATGCATATCCTACCAAACTCCTAAGGATTCTGCCAACCAATCaacttgattaacaaataaGTTATCTACATATCATATCAAACACACTTGAAAATGCTAAGTCAAGACAGCTATAATGTAAAACGGTACCATCTAGCCCATCTTTGAATTATATTCTGACATCCCCCCGCCCCCCAATTCAAAGAGAGCTTGTAATCTAAACCCCTTGAATGTAATCTCGGATAAAGCTTTTGTTAGAATGTCTGCTGGTTGGCTGTCAGTGTTGACATATTTCTGCTCCGCTGCTCCTTTGGCTACAAATTCTGAAATTGCTGACTTGTCACAAAAACAGCATCGTTGGTTCCTCTTGTTACTGCTTCGAGCTTTTCAGAATCCTCCCTAGCCAAACAACATGACAAGCTGTAGTTACTGCAACATTGTACTCTGCTTCTGTGCCTGATAATGCTGTATTTTTCTGCTTCTTTGATGACCAAGAAATGGCTCCTGAGCCAAGAGTAAGGACATAACTCGTTTCACTCATTCTATCTTCTACAAATGTAGCCCAATTACTATCAGTAAAAAAGCAACAAGTTGCATTGGTTTGTCTCTTGAATACCTGATGCCATAATCTGAAGTACCCTTAACATGCCATAGAATTCTAGCAAGCTTCCAAGAGTTCTGAAGTGCCCTTATCTGCATTTCCTAGCAAACTTCTAAGAATTCTATCAACTGATTGATTTGATTAACAAGTATCTTATCTGCATATCCTACGAAATTCTTGAGGATTCTGTGAACTAATTGACTTAACAAGTTTCTTATATGCATATCCTACAAACACACTTGCAAATACCAAGTTATGACAGCTGTTATCTAGCTTCTTTGAACTATATTCTAACACTTTCTAATTTCAAAATGTTTTGTAGAAGCTTTCTGCAAGTTTCAATCAGTTATAATTAGTAGTCACCCATCCCAGAAGAAAGCTTGTGCATTGGGACAGTTCATTATTTCATGAGTTTGTATGCTCAGTGAAATAGTTCCTtctttactattattattattagtagtaGTAGTGTTAATATGACCATTTTGTTTCTGTATATTTCCTGGTAGTTAGCTAATAGAGGAAATTGCTTGTGCCAATTAACTAGGTATCAGGGAATGTCCATCATTATGGAGATGTCTAAAGCGTCTACAACTCTTACAATGGGCTTATTTTTTCATTCCCTCTTCTTTTGTCCCCTTCTCTAACTGGTACACACCTTCCCTCTTCAATATCTGATAGTCATGTTGCCATTATATTTCAGACTTCTCAAGGGACCTTTCGATTACCGAGGATgtcaaaaatgcaaaaaaatcatTAGTTTTACATTCTTTACCATGTGGAGCAATCTTGTGGTTGGCATCGGCCCAAGTGGTACAAGCTAGTGAAGATGTCAAAATGAATGTGGTTTATGAGATTGGAGAGTTATTTGAATTGGGAATCCAGCTATCCTACCTGCTTTTGTTATTGGGTTTGCTTGGAGTTGGAACCTTCTTTGTAATTCGGCAAGTCCTTGTTCGCAGAGAACTTGACCTTTCTGCAAAAGAGTTGCAAGTAAGAACCATCACATTTTGTTTGCTCTACTTGCTTTTGATTTCATCTCTGTGAGTTCACTGGCGATTGGCTGATTGGAAGGCTTGAAGTTTGTTTATTGAAGTTATGATATCTGAGAAACTGAGCAAATAACCTATCAAGATGTTTATTGTCACAATAGCTTACCTGCTGTTTGaaattcctattttttgtttttagacatataTGCCCAAATTGTATTTACACAGTTATACTTTTCCctcatagtgggattaaggcatgatatgttgttgttgtattgtttCTGAAACACTCCTCTAACTGAAATATTGAGGtttatcttcatcttcttcttcttcttctttttttggggggttttGTTTCTAAATCATTCTTTCCACTGAAATATCACGATTtatcttcttttcattttttcttttgttctaaCTTCTAGCTTATCTTTTCTTAGCTAATGTGCTTGAACTTTGTGGTGTGAAACTTAAATGCTCCCCATGTATTCGTCAGGTTTTTTGTCAGTGTTTTTTTATGCTTGCATACTTTGCTACATTACTTGTTCTGTGTGTCTAGAATGTCTGACCCTTcttaaaaatgatatataaatataaacatatgtATTATCTTTATGTTTTATGcatgttaaattatttgttcCCTTTATGGTCCCCTCTTTATTAATATGTTTCATCAAAGTACCATTTGCTCTATCTCCACATTAAACAGAAATAGAAATAGAGGTGAAGTGCCTACATCAATTCATGGAATAAACATCTAATGACAATTTTGTCTGATATCCTCTGATTTAAAATTGGAATATTTTGTGGAGGTTTTTTTAGCATGTTATAGAAGTCAATTTTTCTCCAATCATTTGGCGTCTATTGCTATTGTTGCCCTTCTTAAATGGGTTTTCAGTAAAAATCTGTTACTGCATGGTTCACTTGTACTTCTGTTGAATATATGGAAACAATTCTTTCCCAAGTAatcttttaatgaaaaaattggACTTTATCCAACAGGAAAGATGGGAGTGGGATTTAATCTGAAATCCAGTATTTTTTACTGTAAGAAGAACCAAAGTCTCTACTAGAAATGCTGTAGACCAAAGAGTTGTAGACCTCATTtcatatagaagtttgaaaCCTCCAAAGCAGGAGTACAGATTGAATCATCTCCCACCTGGAGAATAATGTTCTCAGACTTCCCGTATTCTTTCTTTAAAGATATTAGGGTCATCCTCAAGAATATGGAGTTGAAAGCTGTAGTGATTTTTTGGTCATACAACTTTATTAAGTTGAAGTTCCAACAAGGACATCCATGggacataaaataaaaattgaaatacaaataGAAGGATCCATGTTCTGCTCCGGCATTCCACCCTAggattttcttttgttttggaAACCCACATATATTTTCAACACAAAATCTGTTACTTTGAACTAtgattcctttcttcttttagaGTTGCGACATACCCCTGAAATAAGCCTAAATAACAATTTGGAATAAACTTAATAGATTTGTAATTTTCATGGCCATTCTGCTAAAACTCTATATGGTAAAAGTTCCTTCTCTCCAGAAGATAATTTAGTTTTGCAATATGTCCAGATGTTTCCTCTATCCTCAATCTCTGCATCATGGAACTTTTCACCCTTCCTGTAGAAGATGCAACCTATTTGGATGCTAGCTTTCAGTGGTATCCTTATTTCACTGGTAAGTAACTGAACTTTCCTCAGTTGAAGCAGCTAGAAGCCCACAACAATAAGAACAAtctcaagccttaatcccacagGTGGGgctggctacatgaattctagtcCTCCAGCCATCCATATCCATGGCCTACTCCCTGGTTGCTGATCTACTTAATTGTATATTTACGTTTGAGTTCATGATAGTTATCACTGATGATTTTCCAGTTCTTATGAAACTAGTTGCAGTactgatgatgatggtgattataataaaattgatgatGATATGAGTCTCTCAATGGATATTGTCCCTTTAATTGAATTGACATTGCTCGCATTAGATCTGAAGTTATCATTGTTAGACATTTCGGACCTAAAAGAAACCTTTCAATTCAGAAAGCAGTTTATTCTTTTTAGTTGGTAATGTCTGTTGCGTACATTGTGTGTTATAAGGGGGAGGGGTTTGAGTTTGGTCTTCCACATAGCTTCTTCAAATTTActaaaactctctctctctctctctctctctctctctctctctctctctctccgtggCTAATaaatctcctctctctctctctgtgactAATAAATCTCAGGAGCAAGTGAGAAGTGGTGATGCCAGTGCAACTGGACTTTTTGAACTTGGAGCTGTGATGTTAAGGAGAAAATTTTACCCCGCAGCTACAAAATACTTGCTTCAGGCAATCGAGAGATGGGATGGAGATGATCAAGATCTTGCTCAAGTATGCCTCTTTGACCTTAAATGTACTTATTAAACAAGtagaaggaaaaggaagataTATGATACGTCTTGGATATGTCTTGGTTGCAAGGATATACAAGTATTATTCT from Diospyros lotus cultivar Yz01 chromosome 8, ASM1463336v1, whole genome shotgun sequence carries:
- the LOC127808771 gene encoding tetratricopeptide repeat domain-containing protein PYG7, chloroplastic, whose translation is MLIQSAISPAPQHFPLAWHGSIAIPSIRTPKHPASCSVHVYGADLNKDRLIPTSPKFRRHKSLLQILGRETRTGSTLISTDFEDFSRDLSITEDVKNAKKSLVLHSLPCGAILWLASAQVVQASEDVKMNVVYEIGELFELGIQLSYLLLLLGLLGVGTFFVIRQVLVRRELDLSAKELQEQVRSGDASATGLFELGAVMLRRKFYPAATKYLLQAIERWDGDDQDLAQVHNALGVSYVRDGKLEKGITQFETAVKLQPGYVTAWNNLGDAYEKKKELTSALKAFEEVLLFDPNNKVARPRRDALKEKVQMYKGVSVKSKQR